A stretch of the Mustela nigripes isolate SB6536 chromosome X, MUSNIG.SB6536, whole genome shotgun sequence genome encodes the following:
- the UPF3B gene encoding regulator of nonsense transcripts 3B isoform X1: MKEEKEHRPKEKRVTLLTPPGATGSGGGASGDTTKGEDKQDRNKEKKEALSKVVIRRLPPTLTKEQLQEHLQPMPEHDYFEFFSNDTSLYPHMYARAYINFKNQEDIILFRDRFDGYVFLDNKGQEYPAIVEFAPFQKAAKKKTKKRDTKVGTIDDDPEYRKFLESYAADNEKMTSTPETLLEEIEAKNRELIAKKTTPLLSFLKNKQRMREEKREERRRREIERKRQREEERRKWKEEEKRKRKDIEKLKKIDRVPERDKLKDEPKIKVHRFLLQAVNQKNLLKKPEKGDEKELDKREKAKKLDKENLNDERASGQSCTLPKRSDGEPKDEKPKRPEEESVRDYRERERDYERDQERILRERERLKRQEEERRRQKERYEKEKAFKRKEEELKKEKEALRDKGKKTESTESVSSSEKTEKKEEVVKRDRIRNKDRPAMQLYQPGARSRNRLCPPDDSTKSGDSAVEKKQESGISHRKEGGEE; the protein is encoded by the exons atgaaggaggagaaggagcatAGGCCTAAAGAGAAGCGAGTAACCCTGTTGACTCCCCCAGGGGCCACAGGCAGTGGCGGTGGGGCTTCGGGCGACACCACCAAAGGGGAAGATAAGCAGGATCGaaataaggagaagaaagaggcGCTGAGCAAG GTGGTAATTCGGAGATTACCTCCCACTTTGACCAAGGAGCAACTTCAAGAACATCTTCAGCCTATGCCGGAgcatgattattttgaatttttttctaatgatactag TCTGTATCCTCATATGTACGCCAGAGCATACATCAACTTTAAAAACCAAGAGGACATTATTTTGTTCAGGGATCGCTTTGATGGTTATGTATTCCTTGACAATAAAG GTCAGGAATATCCTGCTATAGTAGAATTTGCACCTTTTCAAAAAGCTGCAAAAAAGAAGACTAAGAAAAGAGATACCAAAGTCGGGACTATCGATGATG ATCCAGAATATAGAAAATTTTTGGAAAGCTATGCTGCAGATAATGAGAAAATGACATCTACTCCAGAGACACTGCTagaggaaatagaagcaaaaaataGAGAATTAATAG CTAAAAAGACAACCCCACTTTTGAGCTTCCTGAAAAACAAGCAG agaatgagagaagaaaaaagagaggaaagaaggaggcgagaaatagaaaggaaaagacaaagggaagaagagaggaggaaatggaaagaagaagaaaaacgaAAAAGGAAAGACATAGAAAAGCTGAAGAAGATAGACAGAGTTCCAGAAAGGGACAAATTAAAGGATGAACCAAAGATTAAG GTACACAGGTTTCTGTTACAAGCTGTGAATCAGAAAAAT CTActcaagaagccagaaaaaggagatgaaaaagaattagataaaagagaaaaagccaagAAACTGGACAAAGAGAATCTGAATGATGAAAGAGCCAGTGGGCAGAGTTGTACACTGCCCAAGCGCTCTGATGGTGAACCTAAAGATGAAAAGCCTAAGAG GCCCGAAGAGGAGAGTGTCCGAGACTACCGGGAGCGGGAGCGGGACTATGAGCGCGACCAAGAGCGCATCctgcgggagagggagaggctgaagcGGCAGGAAGAGGAGCGCCGCAGGCAGAAGGAGCGCTATGAGAAGGAGAAggcttttaaaagaaaggaagaagaattgaaaaaagagaaagaagccctTCGGGATAAAGGAAAGAAGACTGAAAGCACAGAATCAGTAAGCAGCtcagaaaaaactgaaaagaaagaggaagtggtTAAGAGAGATCGCATAAGAAACAAG gATCGCCCAGCAATGCAGCTTTACCAACCAGGAGCTCGAAGCCGAAATCGACTCTGTCCACCTGATGACAGCACCAAGTCTGGAGATTCAGCAGtagaaaaaaagcaggaaagtgGTATTAGCcatagaaaagaaggaggagaggagtgA
- the UPF3B gene encoding regulator of nonsense transcripts 3B isoform X2 translates to MKEEKEHRPKEKRVTLLTPPGATGSGGGASGDTTKGEDKQDRNKEKKEALSKVVIRRLPPTLTKEQLQEHLQPMPEHDYFEFFSNDTSLYPHMYARAYINFKNQEDIILFRDRFDGYVFLDNKGQEYPAIVEFAPFQKAAKKKTKKRDTKVGTIDDDPEYRKFLESYAADNEKMTSTPETLLEEIEAKNRELIAKKTTPLLSFLKNKQRMREEKREERRRREIERKRQREEERRKWKEEEKRKRKDIEKLKKIDRVPERDKLKDEPKIKLLKKPEKGDEKELDKREKAKKLDKENLNDERASGQSCTLPKRSDGEPKDEKPKRPEEESVRDYRERERDYERDQERILRERERLKRQEEERRRQKERYEKEKAFKRKEEELKKEKEALRDKGKKTESTESVSSSEKTEKKEEVVKRDRIRNKDRPAMQLYQPGARSRNRLCPPDDSTKSGDSAVEKKQESGISHRKEGGEE, encoded by the exons atgaaggaggagaaggagcatAGGCCTAAAGAGAAGCGAGTAACCCTGTTGACTCCCCCAGGGGCCACAGGCAGTGGCGGTGGGGCTTCGGGCGACACCACCAAAGGGGAAGATAAGCAGGATCGaaataaggagaagaaagaggcGCTGAGCAAG GTGGTAATTCGGAGATTACCTCCCACTTTGACCAAGGAGCAACTTCAAGAACATCTTCAGCCTATGCCGGAgcatgattattttgaatttttttctaatgatactag TCTGTATCCTCATATGTACGCCAGAGCATACATCAACTTTAAAAACCAAGAGGACATTATTTTGTTCAGGGATCGCTTTGATGGTTATGTATTCCTTGACAATAAAG GTCAGGAATATCCTGCTATAGTAGAATTTGCACCTTTTCAAAAAGCTGCAAAAAAGAAGACTAAGAAAAGAGATACCAAAGTCGGGACTATCGATGATG ATCCAGAATATAGAAAATTTTTGGAAAGCTATGCTGCAGATAATGAGAAAATGACATCTACTCCAGAGACACTGCTagaggaaatagaagcaaaaaataGAGAATTAATAG CTAAAAAGACAACCCCACTTTTGAGCTTCCTGAAAAACAAGCAG agaatgagagaagaaaaaagagaggaaagaaggaggcgagaaatagaaaggaaaagacaaagggaagaagagaggaggaaatggaaagaagaagaaaaacgaAAAAGGAAAGACATAGAAAAGCTGAAGAAGATAGACAGAGTTCCAGAAAGGGACAAATTAAAGGATGAACCAAAGATTAAG CTActcaagaagccagaaaaaggagatgaaaaagaattagataaaagagaaaaagccaagAAACTGGACAAAGAGAATCTGAATGATGAAAGAGCCAGTGGGCAGAGTTGTACACTGCCCAAGCGCTCTGATGGTGAACCTAAAGATGAAAAGCCTAAGAG GCCCGAAGAGGAGAGTGTCCGAGACTACCGGGAGCGGGAGCGGGACTATGAGCGCGACCAAGAGCGCATCctgcgggagagggagaggctgaagcGGCAGGAAGAGGAGCGCCGCAGGCAGAAGGAGCGCTATGAGAAGGAGAAggcttttaaaagaaaggaagaagaattgaaaaaagagaaagaagccctTCGGGATAAAGGAAAGAAGACTGAAAGCACAGAATCAGTAAGCAGCtcagaaaaaactgaaaagaaagaggaagtggtTAAGAGAGATCGCATAAGAAACAAG gATCGCCCAGCAATGCAGCTTTACCAACCAGGAGCTCGAAGCCGAAATCGACTCTGTCCACCTGATGACAGCACCAAGTCTGGAGATTCAGCAGtagaaaaaaagcaggaaagtgGTATTAGCcatagaaaagaaggaggagaggagtgA